TTGTTGAGCAGATCCGTTCCCGGCCCTTCCAGTGAGATCGATCCATTTTCCAATACATAGGAACGATCCACGATTTGCAGTGTCTGTTTCACGTTTTGCTCGACAAGCATAATGGTGATTCCGCGCTTGCTGATTTGCCGGATCAATTGAAAAAGCTGCTTCACCAGCAAAGGTGACAGGCCAAGCGAAGGTTCGTCAAACATCAACAGTTTCGGCCGGCTCATGAGGGCGCGTCCGATTGCGACCATCTGTTGTTCACCGCCGCTTAAAGTTTTAGCAATCTGGTTCTCTCTTTCTTTCAGGCGCGGAAGCAGTTGATAGATTTCCTCCAATGTTTCCCGGCGGTGCTTTTTCGCTTCCGGAATGGTAGATCCCAGCAGAAGATTATCCTTTACCGTCATCAGCGGGAACAAACGCCTTCCTTCCGGAACCTGGGCAATTCCAAGGCCCACTCGCTCATGCGCCGGAACAGCGGTAATATCCTTGCCCTGAAATTCAACGGTTCCACTCGTTAAATTCCGCATTCCGGAAATCGCGTTAATCAGCGTTGATTTTCCGGCGCCATTACTTCCGACGATGCTAACAATTTCTCCTTCGGCAACTTGCAAGCTGACTCCGCTCAATGCTTGCATGCCGCCGTAGTGCACAGATAAATGGTTGACTTTAAGCATGAACTTCACCCCCAAGATATGCTTCGATTACAACCGGATCCTGGGTTACTTCTTGCGGGGTTCCTTCCGCAATCTGTTCACCGTAAGAGATAACCAAAACACGTTCGCAAAGCTGCATAACGGCTCGCATGACATGCTCAATCATTAAAATGGTTACGCCGGATTGACGAATTTCCCGAATCAGTTTGACTGCATCATCGACCTCACTCGGAGTAAGTCCGGCAAGCACTTCATCCAATAACAGCAACTTTGGCCCGGTAGCGAGTGCTTTGGCAATCTCGAGACGCTTTCGATCCACAATCGTAAGATTTTTTGCAAGAACATCTTTATTTCTTCCAAGCCCTACTTTCTCTACGACCTCTTCCGCTTTCTCCAAAGCGGCTTTGCGGTTATTGGTTCTTGCGAACGCTCCGACAGCCACATTGTAAAGGACCGACTTGTTGCCAAACGGTTTTACAATCTGAAACGTTCTGCCGATCCCTTCATGACAAAGATCGTACGGCTGCTTGCCTGTGATTTCTTTTCCGTTGTATACGATCGAGCCGCTATCCGGCTTAATATAACCGGAAATTTGGTTAAAAAGCGTCGATTTGCCGGCGCCATTTGGACCGATAACTCCGTAAATCTGCCCCTCGTGAACGGAAAGAGTCAAATTTTTTGTTACGGTCAGTCCACCGAATTTTTTATTGAGATCTTTGATTTGTAAGAGTGCGCTCATCGAATCCCTTCCGCTCCTTCCCCTTTAACAGAAGATTTTGCAACGGTTCCGCAATTCCTTTCGGATAAAACAGAATTACAAATGCTACGATGATCCCGTAAATTACGAGATGAAGTCCTGGAATGGTGTCTCCTAGCGTCACACGCGTAATCTCTCCAATTGTGGTAAGGAAAATCGAACCCACGAACGGTCCAAAAACGGTGCCGATTCCGCCTACAATGCTTAAGAAAACCATTTGTGACGACAGGCCGGGGCCCGCTACCGTATCAGGCAGAAGATACATCGTGAGTTGACCGAAGAATGTGCCCCCGATACCTGTAAAAAAGCCGGAGATCGCCGCTGCATAAAGCTTTACACGAGCTGTGTTAATACCGAGGGCTTTTGCAGCTTCTTCGTCTTCGCGCAAGGCGGTCAGATAGAAACCGAGTTTGGAGCGGTCAATGTACCAGGCAACAAGCAGAATAACCGCCAAAAACACAAAAATAATATAGTAATAGGGTAATTTGTCTACAAATTGAAAATCAAGGAATGTGGCATCGCTTTTATATGGAATGACAATTCCCTCTGAGGCGCCCAGATCGATTTTTCCTATATGCTTTACAGTATTCAGGATGGTAAGCAATCCGCCCGAAAACGCAATGGTCGCAATTGCATAATAGGCTCCTTTTAGTTTAAAGGTAGGAATCCCGATCAGGACGGCAACAATCGCGCTGATGATTCCACCTATAAGCATTCCTATCCACGGAGTCAGTCCGGCATGAATAAAAAGGAGGGAAGAAACATATCCGCCTATTGCCATAAAGGCAGAGTGGCCAAAACTTAATTGTCCCGCGAAACCGCCGACAATGTTCCAAGCAGTCGCCAGATAGGCGAATAATAGAATGTTGATGCAAGCGAGTAAAATATAATCATCTGTAACAAAGGCTGGTAAAATAAGAAACACAATTGCGGCAACGAGCAGAGGTATCGATTTTTTCATCAGATTCACTCCTTTTTACCAGTCGTGCGGAGAGCCAAAAAGTCCGCTGGGACGAATAAACAAGAAAATCAGAAATCCGTAAAGAACG
The sequence above is a segment of the Effusibacillus dendaii genome. Coding sequences within it:
- a CDS encoding branched-chain amino acid ABC transporter permease, with translation MKKSIPLLVAAIVFLILPAFVTDDYILLACINILLFAYLATAWNIVGGFAGQLSFGHSAFMAIGGYVSSLLFIHAGLTPWIGMLIGGIISAIVAVLIGIPTFKLKGAYYAIATIAFSGGLLTILNTVKHIGKIDLGASEGIVIPYKSDATFLDFQFVDKLPYYYIIFVFLAVILLVAWYIDRSKLGFYLTALREDEEAAKALGINTARVKLYAAAISGFFTGIGGTFFGQLTMYLLPDTVAGPGLSSQMVFLSIVGGIGTVFGPFVGSIFLTTIGEITRVTLGDTIPGLHLVIYGIIVAFVILFYPKGIAEPLQNLLLKGKERKGFDERTLTNQRSQ
- a CDS encoding ABC transporter ATP-binding protein, encoding MLKVNHLSVHYGGMQALSGVSLQVAEGEIVSIVGSNGAGKSTLINAISGMRNLTSGTVEFQGKDITAVPAHERVGLGIAQVPEGRRLFPLMTVKDNLLLGSTIPEAKKHRRETLEEIYQLLPRLKERENQIAKTLSGGEQQMVAIGRALMSRPKLLMFDEPSLGLSPLLVKQLFQLIRQISKRGITIMLVEQNVKQTLQIVDRSYVLENGSISLEGPGTDLLNNEHVKKAFLGM
- a CDS encoding ABC transporter ATP-binding protein, producing MSALLQIKDLNKKFGGLTVTKNLTLSVHEGQIYGVIGPNGAGKSTLFNQISGYIKPDSGSIVYNGKEITGKQPYDLCHEGIGRTFQIVKPFGNKSVLYNVAVGAFARTNNRKAALEKAEEVVEKVGLGRNKDVLAKNLTIVDRKRLEIAKALATGPKLLLLDEVLAGLTPSEVDDAVKLIREIRQSGVTILMIEHVMRAVMQLCERVLVISYGEQIAEGTPQEVTQDPVVIEAYLGGEVHA